The following are from one region of the Mesorhizobium sp. B4-1-4 genome:
- a CDS encoding formate dehydrogenase subunit gamma: protein MTMQPASTEIASRTAAIVQELKGLEGPLLPILHEIQEEFGHVPQDALPVIADGLNLSRAEVHGVVTFYHDFRARPAGRHVLKLCQAEACQSMGSDAVAAKVKQLLGIDFHETTRDGSVTLEPVYCLGLCACSPSAMLDGEVIGRLDDDKIDEIVAEVRS from the coding sequence ATGACGATGCAGCCTGCAAGTACCGAGATCGCATCGCGCACGGCGGCGATCGTTCAGGAGTTGAAGGGCCTCGAAGGTCCGCTGCTGCCTATCCTCCATGAGATACAGGAAGAGTTCGGCCATGTGCCGCAAGACGCCCTGCCCGTCATTGCCGACGGGCTGAATCTCTCCAGGGCGGAGGTGCACGGCGTCGTGACCTTCTATCATGATTTCCGTGCCCGGCCGGCCGGCCGCCACGTACTCAAGCTCTGCCAGGCGGAAGCCTGCCAGTCGATGGGTTCCGATGCGGTCGCCGCCAAGGTCAAACAGTTGCTCGGCATCGATTTCCACGAGACCACCCGCGACGGATCAGTTACACTCGAACCGGTCTATTGTCTCGGGCTTTGCGCCTGTTCGCCATCGGCGATGCTCGACGGCGAGGTGATCGGGCGGCTCGATGACGACAAGATCGACGAGATCGTTGCCGAGGTGCGCTCATGA
- a CDS encoding LysR family transcriptional regulator — protein MIDKLEFFIALAKEEHFGRAAEVCGVTQPTLSAGIKQLEGQLGVMLVLRGSRFQGLTPEGKQVLVWARRIVGDSRTMREEMRAARHGLSGRIRIAAIPTALAMVARLTTPFRAKHPGVTFSVLSRTSIEVLSLLGNFDIDAGITYLDNEPLGRVTSVPLYDERYQLITAVGNPYFDRDKVTWAELSSLPLCLLTPDMQNRRIIDQHLAEAGVQVRPTLESNSMIVLFSHIRTGKWSSIMPLNLAETFGFSEPIRAIPIVEPDASHTVGLVAAPREPHTPLVQALLDEAMALADDFRAHR, from the coding sequence ATGATCGACAAGCTGGAATTCTTCATCGCGTTGGCCAAGGAGGAGCATTTCGGCCGGGCGGCTGAAGTGTGCGGCGTCACCCAGCCGACCTTGTCGGCCGGCATCAAGCAGTTGGAAGGCCAGCTTGGCGTGATGCTGGTGCTGCGCGGCTCGCGCTTCCAGGGCCTGACGCCGGAAGGCAAGCAGGTGCTGGTGTGGGCCCGCCGCATCGTCGGCGACTCAAGAACCATGCGCGAGGAGATGCGGGCGGCGCGCCACGGCCTTTCCGGACGCATCCGCATCGCCGCCATCCCCACGGCCCTTGCCATGGTGGCACGGCTGACGACACCGTTTCGGGCCAAGCACCCCGGCGTCACCTTTTCGGTGCTGTCGCGCACATCGATAGAGGTGCTGTCGCTACTCGGCAATTTTGACATCGACGCCGGTATCACCTATCTCGACAACGAGCCGCTTGGGCGGGTGACCAGCGTGCCGCTCTACGACGAGCGCTATCAGCTGATCACGGCGGTCGGGAACCCCTATTTCGACCGCGACAAAGTGACATGGGCGGAGCTCAGCAGCCTGCCGCTCTGCCTCTTGACGCCGGATATGCAGAACCGCCGCATCATCGACCAGCATCTGGCCGAGGCCGGGGTGCAGGTGCGGCCGACGCTCGAATCCAACTCGATGATCGTGCTGTTCTCGCATATCCGCACCGGCAAATGGTCGTCAATCATGCCGCTCAACTTGGCGGAAACATTCGGCTTCTCCGAGCCGATCCGGGCCATTCCGATCGTCGAGCCCGATGCCAGCCACACGGTCGGCCTGGTGGCGGCGCCGCGTGAGCCGCACACGCCGCTGGTGCAGGCGCTGCTGGACGAGGCGATGGCGCTGGCGGACGATTTCCGCGCACATCGCTAG
- a CDS encoding VOC family protein, which yields MLENSNATANLAVKDLAKAKAFYEGTLGLKQVDDMEGELVVYKSGGTLINVYHSQFAGTNKATAVTWTVGDQIEPIVKSLKSKGVAFEHYEMPGLSLEGDIHVGQGMKVAWFKDPDGNILNLVDK from the coding sequence ATGCTCGAAAACAGCAACGCGACGGCCAATCTCGCGGTGAAGGATTTGGCAAAAGCGAAGGCCTTTTATGAGGGAACGCTTGGCCTCAAACAGGTCGACGACATGGAAGGCGAACTGGTCGTGTACAAGAGCGGCGGCACCCTCATCAACGTCTATCATTCGCAATTCGCCGGCACCAACAAGGCGACGGCGGTCACCTGGACTGTCGGCGACCAGATCGAGCCGATCGTCAAGTCGCTGAAATCGAAGGGCGTCGCCTTCGAACACTACGAGATGCCCGGCCTGTCGCTCGAAGGCGACATCCATGTCGGCCAAGGCATGAAGGTTGCCTGGTTCAAGGATCCTGACGGCAACATCCTGAACCTCGTGGACAAATAG
- a CDS encoding Mrp/NBP35 family ATP-binding protein, translating into MAVTKEIVVERLKTVNGPDFTGNIVDLGMVSEIFIADSKVFFSITVPAARAQEMEPLRAAAERVVKAIPGVAGAVVALTAEKKGGGMEAPVPQRQAPRPTPPAAPQRPVPQAPASHSQGKRGVPGIEAIIAVASGKGGVGKSTTAVNLALGLAANGLRVGVLDADIYGPSMPRLLNIHGRPQTVDGKVLKPMENYGLKVMSMGFLVDEETPMIWRGPMVMSALTQMLREVEWGRLDVLVVDMPPGTGDAQLTMAQQVPLAGAVIVSTPQDLALIDARKGLNMFRKVDVPLLGIVENMSYFIAPDTGKRYDIFGHGGARREAERLGVTFLGEVPLEMGIRESSDAGAPVVVSKSDGAEAKIYRDIAAKVWDRVNEERGAAEAAVPSIVFE; encoded by the coding sequence ATGGCCGTAACCAAGGAAATCGTCGTCGAGCGCCTGAAGACGGTCAACGGGCCGGATTTCACCGGCAACATCGTCGACCTCGGCATGGTGTCCGAGATATTCATCGCCGATTCGAAAGTGTTCTTCTCGATCACGGTTCCGGCCGCCCGTGCGCAGGAAATGGAGCCGTTGCGCGCCGCTGCCGAGCGGGTCGTGAAAGCCATTCCGGGGGTCGCCGGCGCGGTCGTAGCGCTGACCGCCGAGAAGAAGGGCGGCGGCATGGAAGCGCCGGTCCCGCAGCGCCAGGCGCCAAGGCCAACGCCACCGGCAGCGCCTCAACGTCCTGTTCCGCAGGCCCCCGCCTCGCACAGCCAGGGCAAGCGCGGCGTGCCCGGCATCGAGGCGATCATCGCGGTTGCCTCGGGCAAGGGCGGCGTCGGCAAGTCGACCACCGCCGTCAACCTGGCGCTTGGCCTCGCCGCCAACGGCCTGCGGGTCGGCGTGCTCGATGCCGACATTTATGGCCCGTCCATGCCGAGGCTCCTCAACATCCACGGCCGGCCGCAGACGGTTGACGGCAAGGTCCTGAAACCGATGGAGAATTACGGCCTCAAGGTGATGTCGATGGGCTTCCTCGTCGACGAGGAGACGCCGATGATCTGGCGCGGCCCGATGGTGATGTCGGCGCTGACGCAGATGCTGCGCGAGGTCGAATGGGGACGACTCGACGTGCTCGTCGTCGACATGCCGCCCGGCACCGGCGACGCCCAATTGACCATGGCGCAGCAGGTGCCACTGGCCGGCGCCGTCATCGTTTCCACGCCGCAGGACCTGGCGCTGATCGATGCCCGCAAAGGACTGAACATGTTCAGGAAAGTCGACGTGCCGCTGCTCGGCATCGTCGAGAATATGAGCTACTTCATCGCCCCGGATACCGGCAAACGCTACGATATCTTCGGCCATGGCGGCGCGCGCCGCGAGGCCGAGCGGCTCGGCGTCACCTTCCTCGGCGAGGTGCCGCTGGAAATGGGCATCCGCGAAAGCTCGGATGCCGGTGCGCCGGTGGTTGTCTCGAAGTCCGATGGCGCCGAGGCGAAAATCTACCGCGATATCGCCGCCAAGGTCTGGGACCGGGTCAACGAGGAACGGGGTGCTGCGGAAGCGGCGGTGCCAAGCATCGTGTTTGAGTAG
- a CDS encoding SRPBCC family protein, with product MALVIEGEERIAAPVQKVWEALNDPAVLKESIPGCQSLEKKSDTELTATVVLKIGPIKATFNGEVTLKNLKPPHAYTIQGEGKGGVAGFAKGGADVTLTEDGPDATVLKYAAKADVGGKIAQLGSRLIASTSKKLAGQFFSNFGEKVGAP from the coding sequence ATGGCTTTGGTGATCGAAGGCGAGGAACGCATCGCCGCACCCGTCCAGAAAGTTTGGGAGGCTCTGAACGATCCGGCGGTGCTGAAGGAGAGCATTCCCGGCTGCCAGAGCCTGGAGAAGAAATCGGACACCGAGTTGACGGCGACGGTCGTGTTGAAGATCGGGCCGATCAAGGCGACCTTCAACGGCGAAGTGACGCTGAAAAACCTGAAGCCGCCACATGCCTACACCATTCAGGGCGAAGGCAAGGGCGGCGTTGCCGGCTTCGCCAAGGGCGGCGCCGACGTGACGCTGACCGAGGATGGGCCGGACGCCACCGTCCTGAAATACGCGGCCAAGGCCGATGTCGGCGGCAAGATCGCCCAGCTCGGCAGCCGGCTGATCGCGTCGACATCGAAGAAACTGGCTGGGCAATTCTTTTCCAACTTTGGGGAGAAAGTGGGCGCGCCTTAG
- a CDS encoding IlvD/Edd family dehydratase — protein sequence MAGAPTHKKKFRSQEWFDNPDNPGMTALYLERYLNYGLTRAELMSGKPLIGIAQTGSDLSPCNRHHIELAKRVREGIVSMGGIPFEFPCHPIQETGKRPTAALDRNLAYLSLVEVLYGYPLDGVVLTIGCDKTTPALLMAAATVNIPAIALSVGPMLNGWHKGKRTGSGTIVWESRQRLSAGEIDYDEFMDIVASSAPSTGYCNTMGTATTMNSLAEALGMQLPGSAAIPAPYRERGQIAYETGKRIVDMVHEDLKPSDIMTRKAFENAIVVNSAIGGSTNAPIHLNAIARHLGVPLDNDDWQKIGLNVPLIVNLQPSGEYLGEDYHHAGGVPAVVAELMKAGRLPHPDAMTANGKTIGDNCQGAVNENPDVIRSVDKPLKANAGFINFKGNLFDSAIMKMSGISPEFRERYLSNPNDPEAFEGNAMVFDGPEDYHARIDDPAQGIDEHTILFMRGAGPVGYPGGAEVVNMQPPAYLIKKGIHSLACIGDGRQSGTSGSPSILNASPEAAVGGGLALLKTGDRVRIDLRKGTADILVTDDEIARRRAELQNNGGYHYPKHQTPWQEIQRGMVDQFSGGMVLKPAVKYQDVAHTMGIPRDNH from the coding sequence ATGGCTGGCGCCCCCACACACAAGAAAAAATTTCGCTCGCAGGAGTGGTTCGACAACCCCGATAACCCGGGAATGACGGCGCTCTATCTGGAGCGTTACCTGAATTACGGACTGACGCGCGCCGAACTGATGTCGGGCAAGCCGCTGATCGGCATCGCCCAGACCGGCTCGGATCTTTCACCTTGCAACCGCCACCATATCGAGCTTGCCAAGCGCGTGCGCGAAGGTATCGTCTCGATGGGCGGCATTCCCTTCGAATTCCCCTGCCATCCGATCCAGGAGACCGGCAAGCGCCCGACCGCGGCGCTTGACCGCAACCTCGCCTATCTCAGCCTCGTCGAGGTGCTCTACGGCTATCCGCTCGACGGCGTCGTGCTGACCATCGGCTGTGACAAGACGACTCCAGCGCTCCTTATGGCGGCGGCCACCGTCAACATCCCGGCCATCGCGCTGTCGGTTGGCCCGATGCTCAATGGCTGGCACAAGGGCAAGCGCACCGGTTCCGGCACCATCGTCTGGGAGTCGCGCCAGCGCCTGTCGGCCGGCGAGATCGACTACGACGAGTTCATGGACATCGTCGCCTCCTCGGCGCCCTCCACCGGCTACTGCAACACCATGGGCACGGCGACCACGATGAATTCGCTGGCCGAGGCGCTCGGCATGCAACTGCCGGGCTCGGCCGCCATCCCGGCGCCCTACCGTGAGCGTGGCCAGATCGCCTACGAGACGGGCAAACGCATCGTCGACATGGTGCACGAGGATCTGAAGCCCTCCGACATCATGACGCGCAAGGCCTTCGAGAACGCCATCGTCGTCAATTCGGCGATCGGCGGCTCCACCAACGCGCCGATCCATCTCAACGCCATTGCCCGCCATCTCGGCGTGCCGCTCGACAATGATGACTGGCAGAAAATCGGCCTCAACGTGCCGCTCATCGTCAACCTGCAGCCGTCGGGGGAATATCTTGGCGAGGACTATCATCATGCCGGCGGCGTGCCGGCGGTGGTGGCCGAACTCATGAAAGCTGGGCGTCTGCCGCATCCCGACGCCATGACCGCCAACGGCAAGACCATCGGCGACAATTGCCAGGGCGCCGTCAACGAGAATCCTGATGTCATCCGCAGCGTCGACAAGCCGCTCAAGGCCAATGCCGGCTTCATCAACTTCAAGGGCAATCTGTTCGATTCGGCGATCATGAAGATGAGCGGCATCTCGCCGGAGTTCCGCGAGCGCTACCTGTCCAATCCGAACGATCCGGAAGCCTTCGAGGGCAACGCCATGGTTTTCGACGGGCCGGAGGACTATCACGCCCGCATCGACGATCCGGCGCAAGGCATCGATGAGCACACGATCCTGTTCATGCGCGGCGCCGGTCCGGTCGGCTATCCCGGCGGCGCCGAAGTCGTCAACATGCAGCCGCCGGCCTATCTGATCAAGAAGGGCATCCATTCGCTGGCCTGCATCGGCGACGGCCGCCAGTCCGGCACGTCGGGCTCGCCATCGATCCTGAACGCCTCGCCCGAGGCCGCGGTCGGCGGTGGGCTGGCCCTGCTCAAGACCGGCGACCGGGTCCGCATCGATCTCAGGAAGGGCACCGCCGACATTCTCGTCACCGATGACGAGATCGCGCGGCGCCGCGCCGAACTGCAGAACAATGGCGGCTACCACTATCCGAAGCACCAGACGCCATGGCAGGAGATCCAGCGCGGCATGGTCGACCAGTTCTCAGGTGGCATGGTGTTGAAGCCCGCCGTGAAATACCAGGATGTCGCGCACACCATGGGCATTCCCCGCGACAATCACTGA
- a CDS encoding chromate resistance protein ChrB domain-containing protein, with amino-acid sequence MPSTTAITVPQLSRLVGLPGAPAIVDVRTDEDFDADPRLLPASSRRDFKNVSTWTSDFAGKPVVVVCQKGRKLSQGVAAWLRHDGISAETLEGGFEAWRDAKGLLVHSGKIPSRDPSGRTIWVTRARPKIDRVACPWLIRRFVDPNAVFLFVEAAEVPDVADRFQAVPFDIDNVFWSHRGECCTFDTMIEEFGLGSEALDRLALIVRAADTARLDLVPQAAGFLAASLGLSRMFRDDLEQLEAGMLLYDAFFRWCRDATEETHNWPGAGADKQTGTSR; translated from the coding sequence ATGCCGTCAACAACCGCTATCACCGTTCCGCAACTGTCCCGTCTCGTCGGTCTGCCGGGCGCGCCCGCAATCGTCGACGTTCGCACCGATGAAGATTTCGACGCCGATCCGCGCCTGCTGCCGGCTTCGAGCCGGCGCGATTTCAAAAACGTTTCGACCTGGACATCCGACTTCGCCGGCAAGCCGGTGGTGGTGGTCTGCCAGAAAGGCCGGAAACTGTCGCAAGGTGTGGCCGCATGGCTGCGGCATGACGGGATTTCCGCCGAAACCCTCGAAGGCGGCTTCGAAGCCTGGCGCGATGCCAAGGGGCTTCTGGTGCATTCAGGCAAGATACCGTCCCGCGACCCCAGCGGCCGAACCATCTGGGTGACGCGGGCACGCCCGAAGATCGACCGTGTCGCCTGCCCCTGGCTGATCCGGCGTTTCGTCGATCCTAACGCGGTCTTCCTGTTTGTCGAAGCCGCCGAAGTGCCCGATGTGGCCGACCGTTTTCAGGCCGTGCCGTTCGACATCGACAATGTGTTCTGGAGCCATCGCGGCGAGTGCTGCACTTTCGACACGATGATCGAGGAATTCGGGCTGGGATCCGAGGCGCTCGATCGCCTTGCCTTGATCGTGCGCGCCGCCGACACCGCGAGACTCGATCTGGTGCCCCAGGCTGCCGGCTTTCTGGCCGCCTCGCTTGGCCTGTCGCGCATGTTTCGCGACGACCTGGAACAGCTGGAAGCAGGCATGCTGCTCTACGACGCGTTCTTTCGTTGGTGTCGCGACGCCACCGAGGAAACGCACAACTGGCCCGGTGCAGGCGCGGACAAACAAACGGGGACGAGCCGATGA
- the chrA gene encoding chromate efflux transporter, which produces MNKAESIKATPARLSGTPAHGIPFSEAVRVWARVAALSFGGPAGQIAVMHRILVEEKRWIGETRFLHALNYCMLLPGPEAQQLAIYIGWLLHKTKGGLVAGILFVLPGVLAIMALSWIYAIFGNVGMVQALFFGLKAAVLAIVLQAVVRVGKRALRNNVMVALAAAAFIAIFFFRMPFPLIILTAAVIGFIGGRSELAPFMAGNGHGKVGSQQVADADTALGEDTPVHARPTLGWSLKIAAVFLVLWFTPVLGLLALFGPGNVFTDIAIFFSKMAVVTFGGAYAVLAYVAQQAVTTYGWLKPGEMLDGLGMAETTPGPLIMVTQFVGFMGAFRAPGTLHPLVAGTLGGLLTTWVTFTPCFLWIFLGAPYIEKLRSNKALSASLATITAAVVGVILNLAVWFGLHVLFRELHERQGFGMNVDVPVLSSINIPSLVLTLGALLAVFRFKVGMLPALAVCSVLGVLYGFASGAI; this is translated from the coding sequence ATGAACAAGGCCGAGAGCATCAAGGCGACGCCGGCGAGACTTTCCGGCACGCCGGCTCATGGCATTCCGTTCAGCGAAGCCGTCCGCGTTTGGGCGCGGGTCGCGGCACTGAGTTTTGGCGGCCCGGCGGGGCAGATCGCAGTGATGCACCGTATCCTCGTCGAGGAGAAACGCTGGATCGGCGAGACGCGGTTCCTGCATGCGCTGAACTACTGCATGCTGCTGCCAGGTCCCGAGGCTCAGCAACTCGCGATCTATATCGGCTGGCTGCTGCACAAGACCAAGGGCGGGCTCGTCGCTGGTATCCTGTTCGTGTTGCCTGGCGTCCTTGCCATCATGGCGCTGAGCTGGATTTACGCAATCTTCGGCAATGTCGGCATGGTCCAGGCTCTGTTCTTTGGATTGAAGGCCGCTGTGCTGGCCATCGTACTTCAAGCTGTGGTCCGGGTCGGCAAGCGGGCGCTCAGGAACAACGTCATGGTGGCGCTCGCCGCCGCCGCCTTTATCGCGATCTTCTTCTTCCGCATGCCGTTTCCGCTGATCATACTGACGGCCGCGGTGATTGGCTTCATCGGCGGGCGGTCGGAACTGGCGCCGTTCATGGCCGGCAACGGGCATGGCAAGGTCGGCAGCCAGCAGGTTGCCGATGCCGACACGGCGCTGGGCGAAGACACACCAGTCCATGCGAGGCCGACCCTTGGCTGGTCGCTCAAAATCGCCGCCGTGTTTCTGGTGCTATGGTTCACGCCCGTCCTCGGCCTGTTGGCGTTGTTCGGGCCCGGGAATGTCTTTACCGACATCGCCATCTTCTTCTCCAAGATGGCCGTGGTGACCTTCGGCGGCGCCTATGCGGTGCTCGCCTATGTCGCGCAGCAGGCCGTCACGACCTATGGCTGGCTCAAGCCTGGCGAGATGCTCGATGGCCTCGGCATGGCCGAGACTACGCCTGGGCCTTTGATCATGGTTACGCAGTTCGTCGGTTTCATGGGTGCGTTTCGCGCGCCCGGCACGCTTCATCCGCTCGTTGCCGGAACCCTGGGTGGCCTTTTGACGACGTGGGTCACCTTTACGCCGTGCTTTCTCTGGATCTTTCTCGGTGCCCCCTACATCGAGAAATTGCGAAGCAACAAGGCGTTGTCCGCCTCGCTCGCGACGATCACCGCCGCCGTCGTCGGCGTGATCCTGAACCTGGCGGTGTGGTTTGGGCTCCACGTGCTGTTTCGCGAGCTGCATGAAAGGCAAGGTTTCGGCATGAACGTCGACGTGCCGGTGCTGAGTTCAATCAACATCCCCTCGCTGGTCCTGACGCTGGGGGCATTGCTGGCCGTCTTCCGCTTCAAGGTTGGCATGCTGCCGGCATTGGCTGTCTGCTCGGTGCTTGGAGTGCTCTACGGCTTCGCCAGCGGCGCGATATAG
- a CDS encoding trimethylamine methyltransferase family protein, translating into MSVVLEKQDAADQRSRRSGGREARRAMRAAPLADDIRPVRAGLEGGSYGPLRGNDRERIHEAVLTLLETVGFANAIPSCIEALTTAGATYGDDGRIRFPRALVLDTIKKAARNFTLHGQDPKHDMVIQGKRVHYGTAGAAVHLVDVEKREYRESLLQDIYDAARIVEGLDNIHFFQRPMVPRDIPDPLEMDFNTLYACVMGTSKHVGTSFTVRENVQPALEMLYAIAGGEENFRARPFVSNSNCFVVPPMKFAEDACGVLEACVEGGIPILLLSAGQAGATAPAAIAGAVVQAVAEVLAGLVYVNAIKPGHPAIFGTWPFVSDLRTGAMSGGSAEQAVLTAACAQMAQFYDLPGGSAAGMTDSKLPDIQSGYEKGITDVMAGLAGLNLVYESAGMHASLLGFCLESLIIDNDMLGHCLRCVRGIEVTDEALSIDTIADVCLRGPGHYLGNEQTLRLMQTEYFYPAVGDRFSPKEWNEKGRPDILQRAIIEKKRVLAERFPRHVPKMLDDRLRARFGDMIKLPRANMGG; encoded by the coding sequence ATGTCAGTGGTTCTTGAAAAGCAGGACGCGGCGGATCAACGGTCGCGCCGTTCCGGCGGACGCGAAGCGCGCCGCGCCATGCGGGCGGCGCCCTTGGCCGACGACATCAGGCCGGTGCGCGCCGGCCTCGAGGGCGGCAGCTACGGCCCCCTGCGCGGCAATGACCGCGAGCGCATCCACGAGGCTGTGCTGACGCTGCTGGAGACGGTCGGCTTCGCCAATGCCATTCCCTCCTGCATCGAGGCGCTGACCACGGCAGGCGCCACCTATGGCGACGATGGCCGCATCCGTTTCCCCCGCGCGCTGGTGCTCGATACGATCAAGAAGGCGGCACGGAATTTCACCTTGCACGGCCAGGACCCAAAACACGACATGGTGATCCAGGGCAAGCGCGTGCACTACGGCACGGCGGGTGCCGCCGTCCATCTGGTCGATGTCGAGAAGCGCGAATATCGCGAGTCGCTGCTGCAGGACATCTATGACGCAGCCCGCATCGTCGAGGGGCTCGACAACATCCATTTCTTCCAGCGGCCGATGGTGCCGCGCGACATTCCCGATCCGCTCGAGATGGATTTCAACACGCTCTATGCCTGCGTGATGGGCACATCCAAGCATGTCGGCACCTCGTTCACCGTGCGCGAGAACGTCCAGCCGGCACTGGAAATGCTTTATGCCATCGCCGGCGGCGAGGAGAATTTCCGCGCCAGGCCGTTCGTGTCGAACTCCAACTGCTTCGTCGTGCCGCCGATGAAGTTCGCCGAGGACGCCTGCGGCGTGCTCGAAGCCTGTGTCGAGGGCGGCATCCCGATCCTGCTGCTGTCGGCCGGACAGGCAGGCGCCACCGCGCCGGCGGCGATCGCGGGCGCCGTGGTGCAGGCGGTGGCCGAAGTGCTGGCAGGCCTTGTCTATGTCAACGCCATCAAGCCGGGGCATCCGGCGATCTTCGGCACCTGGCCGTTCGTATCGGATCTGAGGACAGGCGCCATGTCGGGCGGCTCTGCCGAACAGGCGGTCTTGACCGCTGCTTGCGCGCAGATGGCGCAGTTCTATGACCTGCCGGGCGGTTCGGCGGCCGGCATGACGGATTCGAAACTGCCCGATATCCAGTCCGGCTATGAAAAGGGCATCACCGATGTGATGGCCGGCCTTGCCGGGCTCAACCTCGTCTATGAATCGGCCGGCATGCACGCCTCGCTGCTCGGCTTCTGCCTGGAAAGCCTGATCATCGACAATGACATGCTCGGCCATTGCCTGCGCTGCGTGCGCGGCATCGAGGTGACCGACGAGGCGCTGTCGATCGACACCATCGCTGATGTCTGCCTCAGGGGTCCAGGCCACTATCTCGGCAACGAACAGACGCTGCGGCTGATGCAGACCGAATATTTCTATCCGGCCGTCGGCGACCGGTTTTCGCCGAAGGAATGGAACGAGAAGGGCCGGCCCGATATCCTGCAGCGGGCGATCATCGAGAAGAAGCGCGTCCTTGCCGAGCGTTTCCCGCGCCATGTGCCGAAGATGCTCGACGACAGACTACGCGCCCGCTTCGGCGACATGATCAAGCTGCCGCGCGCCAATATGGGCGGGTAG
- a CDS encoding PLP-dependent aminotransferase family protein: MPQRNDTAIWSGLFRISAESGQTLQAQIRQAIVAAILDRQIAASMPLPSCRILAEKLGVARGTVVLAFQQLVDQGFLVARERRGHFVNPDVLATPAKPHQKVPDQANEIDWKARRQIAASDMPPPAKHENWIKSSYPFVYGQFDPALFPTAEWRECNRMALAVLEIRNWASDMVDRDDPLLIEQIQARLLPRRGIFANPDEIIVTLGAQNALYMLASLLMTKGSKVAMEDPGYPDARSIFRLAGADIQPVPVDQSGIVTSSIPNDSGFVFVTPSHHCPTMVPLSAERRQDLLARANRHNQIIIEDGYDSQLLDEAPQQALKSLDRSGRVVYVGSMSKTLAPGLRLGYIVASAGLIAELRALRRFMLRHPPANNQRAVALFLSLGHHEALVRRLSSAFDERRKRLVHAISAFLPEWRSTDSAGGTSLWLEGPRGTDSRGLAEAAASRSVIIEPGDRFFDRTEKPSRFMRLGISSIALQHIEPGIRELATAAGRRPAAA; this comes from the coding sequence ATGCCACAGAGAAACGACACGGCGATATGGTCCGGCTTGTTCCGGATTTCGGCTGAATCCGGCCAGACCCTGCAGGCGCAGATCCGCCAAGCCATCGTGGCCGCCATTCTCGACCGTCAGATCGCCGCTTCGATGCCGCTTCCTTCCTGCCGGATCCTGGCCGAGAAACTCGGCGTGGCGCGCGGAACCGTGGTGCTGGCCTTCCAGCAGCTCGTCGACCAGGGTTTCCTGGTGGCGCGCGAGCGGCGCGGCCATTTCGTCAATCCCGACGTGCTGGCGACCCCCGCCAAGCCGCACCAGAAGGTGCCCGACCAGGCCAACGAGATCGACTGGAAGGCACGCCGGCAAATCGCGGCCAGCGACATGCCGCCGCCGGCCAAGCACGAGAACTGGATCAAGTCGTCCTACCCCTTCGTCTACGGCCAGTTCGACCCGGCGCTGTTCCCGACCGCCGAATGGCGCGAATGCAACCGCATGGCGCTGGCCGTGCTCGAGATCCGCAACTGGGCGTCCGACATGGTCGATCGCGACGATCCGCTGCTGATCGAGCAGATCCAGGCGCGGCTGCTGCCCAGGCGCGGCATCTTCGCCAATCCCGACGAGATCATCGTCACGCTCGGCGCCCAGAACGCGCTCTACATGCTGGCGTCGCTTTTGATGACCAAGGGATCGAAAGTGGCGATGGAAGATCCTGGCTACCCCGACGCGCGCTCGATCTTCAGGCTTGCCGGGGCCGATATCCAGCCGGTGCCGGTCGACCAGTCCGGTATCGTAACCTCTTCTATTCCCAATGATTCCGGGTTCGTGTTCGTCACGCCCAGCCATCACTGCCCGACCATGGTGCCGTTGTCGGCGGAGCGCCGGCAGGACCTTCTGGCGCGCGCCAACCGGCACAACCAGATCATCATCGAGGACGGCTATGACAGCCAGCTTCTCGATGAGGCGCCGCAGCAGGCGCTGAAGAGCCTCGATCGTTCCGGCCGCGTCGTCTATGTCGGCTCGATGTCGAAGACACTGGCTCCGGGCCTGCGGCTTGGCTACATCGTGGCCTCGGCTGGACTGATCGCGGAACTCAGGGCGTTGCGCCGCTTCATGCTGCGCCATCCGCCGGCCAACAACCAGCGCGCCGTGGCACTGTTCCTGTCGCTCGGCCATCACGAAGCGCTGGTGCGGCGGCTGTCCTCCGCCTTCGACGAACGGCGCAAGCGTCTGGTCCATGCGATTTCCGCTTTCCTGCCGGAATGGCGTTCGACCGACTCGGCCGGCGGCACGTCGCTTTGGCTGGAGGGGCCGCGGGGTACCGATTCCCGCGGCCTGGCCGAGGCCGCCGCCTCGCGCAGCGTCATCATCGAGCCGGGCGACCGCTTCTTCGACCGCACCGAAAAGCCTTCGCGCTTCATGCGGTTGGGCATCTCCTCAATCGCACTGCAGCACATCGAGCCCGGCATCCGTGAACTCGCCACGGCCGCCGGACGCAGGCCCGCCGCCGCCTGA